The sequence below is a genomic window from Candidatus Limnocylindrales bacterium.
GCATCCATACCAATACCGTTGGTGTGGCTGCCGGTATGAAAGATCCAGCCCAGGGAGGTATGTACAAGCTCTCTGTGGAAGATTTCAAGAGTGGTAAGCTCCCGGCACCCTTCGTTACCGGTTTAGGAGCCCTGGATGGTCTGGATTTCGCCGGTAATGCCCGACTGGATACAGAGATCGTAAATACCAACTCGGTTATTGTAACCCTTCTGCCGGATGGAAAACCGATGATGTTGACCTATGATCAGCCAGATAAGAAATTAGCCGGACCGGCAGATATTGCGGTTCGTAAAATGGCCGATGGAGGCTACCTCCTGGTTATTCCCGAACTCTCTGCACTGGCGCCCAATACGAATCAAGATCCCGTTACCGTCGTAAAACTTCCGGCAGATTTTGATAAAGGCGGAAAGAAATAAGAAAACTAAAAAAACTAAGGGTGATCAGCCAGATCGCCCTTAGTTTTTAATCGGTTACCACAGGGATAATCCAACTATTCTTTAATACCTTTTCCAGTCAGATGTGAAGCTTTCAAGGTGAGGAATCCCCGGATTTATGATATATATTCATTGCTTTGTCTACTTCACCCAGTATCAGGAGTTTAACCGCTCCCACTGCTTTAGATAAGGCTTCTTTGAGCTGTTCCTGTTCTTGCGGATCAAAGGGACTTAGGACATAATCTGCTACTTCCCTAGAAGACCCAGGCCGACCGACTCCTACTTTAACCCGCAAAAATTCATCGGTTCCCAAATGTTCTCGAATAGACCGGATTCCCTTATGGCCTCCATCTCCGCCCCTTCTTTTGATCCGAATTCTGCCGAGTTCCAGATCTATATCATCATGGACCACAATCAAATCAGAGGGAGTTAAATTAAATGCAGCAACCAGCTCCTTAACGGCCTGTCCACTGAGATTCATATAGGTGAGTGGTTCTACCAGCAGAACCGGTATATGGTTAAAAGT
It includes:
- the pth gene encoding aminoacyl-tRNA hydrolase, yielding MKAVIGLGNPGRTYEATRHNVGFQVIRQLAQESEIPLSEKGFKSRFGRGTFNHIPVLLVEPLTYMNLSGQAVKELVAAFNLTPSDLIVVHDDIDLELGRIRIKRRGGDGGHKGIRSIREHLGTDEFLRVKVGVGRPGSSREVADYVLSPFDPQEQEQLKEALSKAVGAVKLLILGEVDKAMNIYHKSGDSSP